The following proteins are co-located in the Cutaneotrichosporon cavernicola HIS019 DNA, chromosome: 3 genome:
- a CDS encoding uncharacterized protein (BAR domain), which produces MQRKALKQLNKVTQWTNEKVFSGEKTEFSEDFAEFEAEIEPLKIGVERLHATSQAFYDHLSKLKPSADPHPPAGSGKDKMRVSEALGLVMIDYGNDAGGAFGDALIQFGRARVKIAGVQDEFSLRLQEGFISNTEASLEGVNEYKAYRRKMDSRRLTLDSALARMRTSKKENPVLEQEVEIAQLRLDEAEEDTALQMQNIKKQEVEQFTALTDWLDAELEYFASCKEILGDLRASFPSSHEPSASRARAKSNASARSSGRTPTRSTYAKRPDSDEDLEVYSPTKRRDSKVEGRARSKSQSQVEVEDRPRSGSKSRPQVEGRERSNSTASAGAAKPKKGIMATIGSFGMKSANSAGKSASKAASKGKSAFGRSKYGNLSDEERERVALDSDDDPYKRSSPSPTLNRARSQSVASVVTGLGPLSPPDTRRRALTSPPSPAGRWVKVLFDYEGRETDELPLRRGQLVEVTAEVPGSTDWLIGESNGRSGMFPKAYTEEVEDKPVVPQRPSLPKARSLPPREFRKSVAPMPLGHSPSRSTLNSTLDSGSEHGEVDDGSALVSTPASPATGRSRAGSTARKPPPPPPSRRMTGGRSRSSTLSKTPMASDEDKSQGSGRSGQMSPPRFTPQVQAARSPFEHSDDDDAPLSHGLGAMHIRQGGNGRARACGVCGCADFTQNVFKANGVCATCFHTH; this is translated from the exons ATGCAGCGCAAAGCTCTCAAACAG TTGAACAAGGTTACACAATGGACCAACGAGAAG GTCTTCTCGGGCGAGAAGACAGAGTTCTCTGAGGACTTTGCCGAGTTTGAGGCCGAAATCGAGCCGCTCAAGATTGGCGTTGAGCG CCTCCATGCTACCTCCCAAGCATTCTACGACCACTtgtccaagctcaagcCGAGCGCGGACCCACACCCGCCCGCTGGCTcgggcaaggacaagatGCGAGTGTCCGAGGCGCTCGGACTCGTCATGATAGATTATGGCAATGACGCAGGCGGCGCATTTG GTGACGCACTCATTCAGTTTGGACGTGCGCGTGTCAAGATTGCAGGC GTACAGGACGAATTCAGCCTACGCCTGCAGGAGGGCTTTATCTCCAACACTG AGGCGTCCCTGGAGGGTGTCAATGAGTACAAGGCGTATCGCCGGAAGATGGATTCACGACG ATTGACTCTTGATTCGGCTTTGGCTCGGATGCGCACGAGTAAGAAGGAGAACCCGGTGTTGGAgcaggaggtcgagatTGCGCAACTGCGACT TgatgaggctgaggaggacaCTGCCCTCCAGATGCAGAACATTAAGAAgcaggaggtcgagcagtTTACTGCGCTGACCGACtggctcgacgccgagctcgagtaCTTTGCGTCGTGCAAGGAGATCCTTGGCGACCTGCGTGCATCGTTCCCTTCGAG ccaCGAGCCATCAGCATCGCGCGCCAGAGCCAAGTCGAACGCGTCTGCCCGCTCGTCAGGTAGAACGCCAACGCGCTCTACGTACGCCAAGCGccccgactcggacgaggatCTCGAAGTATACTCGCCTACGAAGCGGCGGGACAGCAAGGTTGAGGGGCGCGCCCGCAGCAAGTCGCAGTcgcaggtcgaggtcgaggaccgGCCGCGGTCGGGTTCAAAATCGCGGCCGCAGGTAGAGGGAAGAGAACGGAGCAACAGCACGGCGTCGGCTGGCGCAGCCAAGCCGAAGAAGGGCATCATGGCGACGATCGGGTCGTTCGGGATGAAGAGTGCCAACTCGGCTGGCAAGAGCGCTTCCAAGGCGGCCAGCAAGGGCAAGAGCGCCTTTGGTAGATCCAAGTACGGCAACTtgagtgacgaggagcgcgagcgcgttgccctcgacagcgacgaTGACCCGTACAAGCGATCGAGCCCGTCGCCTACGCTTaaccgcgcgcgctcgcagAGTGTCGCGAGTGTTGTGACTGGCCTGGGGCCGCTGTCTCCACCAGACACACGGCGGCGTGCACTCACGTCCCCGCCATCGCCCGCTGGGCGGTGGGTGAAAGTTCTATTCGACTACGAGGGCCGGGAAACGGACGAGCTGCCCCTCCGCCGTGGTCAGCTCGTTGAGGTGACGGCCGAGGTGCCAGGGAGCACAGATTGGCTGATCGGTGAGTCGAACGGCCGATCGGGCATGTTCCCCAAAGCCTACActgaggaggtggaggacaAGCCTGTTGTACCGCAGCGTCCGTCGCTGCCGAAGGCTCGCTCGCTCCCACCCAGGGAGTTTAGAAAGAGCGTGGCACCGATGCCGCTGGGCCACAGCCCTAGCCGGAGCACGCTGAACAGCACCCTCGACTCAGGCAGCGAGcacggcgaggtcgacgacggctcGGCGTTAGTTTCCACGCCAGCCTCGCCAGCGACAGGACGGTCGCGTGCTGGAAGCACTGCGCGTAAgccgcctccacccccaCCGAGTAGGCGCATGACGGGTGGCCGGtcacgctcgtcgacgctAAGCAAGACACCGAtggcgagcgacgaggacaagagCCAGGGCTCAGGCCGCTCGGGCCAGATGTCGCCGCCACGGTTCACTCCGCAAGTGCAGGCAGCGCGTAGTCCGTTCGAGCAtagcgacgacgacgatgcgcCCCTCAGCCACGGGCTTGGCGCGATGCACATCCGCCAGGGCGGCAACGGGCGGGCGCGCGCATGCGGTGTGTGTGGATGTGCGGACTTTACGCAGAACGTGTTCAAGGCGAACGGCGTTTGTGCGACGTGCTTCCACACGCACTAG
- a CDS encoding uncharacterized protein (Uncharacterised protein family UPF0052), whose product MTALRDSGSTPALTKLSYLVISGGTGANSFASAFGPSPAYVLPVSDDGGSSAEILRCFGGPSIGDIRSRLIRLIPQPSEPVTREDRERRAIYNLMAHRFPSTVAEKIAREGWEEIVEGRSALWNDVGEDKRECIRAFLVHFQTLCLRRAHKRFSFRNFSLGNGFLTGARDLFSSLPSAIFLFKSVAGVNEGVQVIPVINTNQTITIAASLANGDKIIGQCNISHPAPPPPIQPLTRLNSRGVLVGPRPSSSNHLRPPRRRDSRTFDTVDSAQPSPSRGATPLPLQDVDDDEAFGRGNIGYMKGMEEVPLESRIERLFYINLYGQEIFPEPNGELFEALDKRDVLVYSCGSLWTSIIPCLALRNLASSIALSKSLKAKVMLLNSVNDRETPGYTAMDYIDTIANMLRHYDVPVPLQNRDDMILWETSSFITHVAYLEGGKVEVDEQAITARGIKLIRIPSELHCTPKDKTPLFNAMTVEWTMEQVVSML is encoded by the exons ATGACAGCTTTGAGAGACTCAGGCAGCACCCCGGCCCTCACCAAACTCTCCtacctcgtcatctcgggCGGCACGGGCGCCAACTCGTTTGCAAGCGCCTTCGGCCCATCGCCTGCCTACGTGTTACCCGTATCGGATGACGGGGGAAGCTCCGCCGAAATCCTACGCTGCTTCGGCGGACCGTCTATCGGCGATATCC gctCGCGCCTGATCCGCCTGATCCCGCAACCCTCAGAACCTGTCACAAGAGAGGACCGCGAACGGCGGGCCATCTACAACCTCATGGCGCATCGGTTCCCGTCAACTGTGGCGGAGAAgatcgcgcgcgaggggtgggaggagatAGTTGAGGGGCGAAGTGCACTGTGGaacgacgtcggcgaggacaagcgCGAATGTATCCGCG catTCCTTGTGCACTTCCAGACGCTGTGCCTGCGACGCGCGCATAAGCGGTTTTCGTTCCGCAACTTCTCACTGGGTAACGGCTTCCTCACCGGCGCGCGAGATTTATTCAGTAGCCTCCCCAGCGCCATCTTCCTGTTCAAATCGGTCGCGGGTGTTAAC GAAGGCGTTCAGGTAATTCCTGTCATCAACACTAATC aaaCAATCACCATCGCTGCCAGCCTGGCGAACGGAGATAAGATCATCGGGCAATGCAACATCTCGCAccctgcgccgccaccgccaatACAGCCATTGACCCGGCTCAACTCACGTGGCGTACTTGTTgggcctcgaccttcctcTAGCAACCACCTGCGACCGCCACGCAGACGCGACTCGCGGACGTTTGACACTGTTGACAGCGCACAACCGTCGCCAAGCCGCGGTGCGACCCCATTGCCCCTCCAggacgttgacgacgacgaggcgttTGGGCGGGGCAACATTGGGTATATGAAGGGAATGGAGGAGGTGCCACTCGAGTCACGTATCGAGCGGTTGTTCTACATCAATCTGTATGGGCAGGAGATCTTTCCCGAGCCAAACGGCGAGTTGTTCGAGGCGTTGGACAAGCGCGACGTGCTCGTCTACTCATGCGGCTCACTGTGGACAAGTATCATCCCCTGCTTAGCACTGCGGAACCTCGCATCGTCCATCGCCCTGTCCAAGTCactcaaggccaaggtcatGCTCT TAAACTCGGTCAACGACCGCGAGACGCCAGGCTACACTGCCATGGACTACATTGACACCATTGCAAACATGCTCCGGCACTACGACGTGCCGGTGCCATTGCAAAACCGCGACGACATGATTCTGTGGGAGACGAGCAGCTTCATCACGCATGTTGCGTATCTTGAGGGTggcaaggtggaggtggacgagcAGGCCATCACT GCACGAGGGATCAAACTCATTCGCATTCCCTCTGAACTGCACTGTACCCCAAAGGACAAAACACCGCTATTTAATGCCATGACAGTCGAGTGGACAATGGAGCAAGTCGTTTCAATGCTCTAA
- the RPC40 gene encoding uncharacterized protein (RNA polymerases D) — translation MAQRSLDDPRRHVQVFPERVGAVGATEFPHHYPGEDHSWNLAAFKKNLIVSVQYLTPSAIEFDLVGVDAPIANALRRIMIAEVPTIAIEDVYVWNNTSIMQDEVLAHRIGLVPLKIDPHTLDFKPGNYSPPMENDTHVFDIRVKCDRRRDAAPGETDPKKLYYDSNVYTGMMKWVPSGGQSNRYRDDPPRPVQEDILLVKLRPGQMVDLHCFARKGRGADHAKFSPVATASYRLLPHIMLRGPIPREHQDKFKNCFPEGVVEIEKDEAGESQVVIKNPRKDTVSREVLRHPEFEGLVELARIRDHFLFNVESAGQYAPEQLVPEAIKIMLEKITAVEEGLDKLFSAEEET, via the exons ATGGCCCAGCGATCTCTCGACGACCCCAGGCGCCACGTCCAGGTCTTCCCCGAGCGTGTTGGCGCAGTCGGCGCCACCGAGTTCCCACACCACTATCCCGGAGAGGACCATTCGTGGAACCTCGCGGCGTTTAAGAAGAACCTCATCGTATCGGTACAGTATCTGACCCCGTCCGCGATCGAgttcgacctcgtcggcgtcgatgcTCCCATTGCCAACGCGCTCAGGCGTATCATGATCGCCGAAGTACCGACCATTGCTATCGAGGACGTCTACGTGTGGAACAACACTAGTATCATGCAAGACGAGGTGTTGGCGCACCGTATTGGCCTCGTGCCCCTTAAGATCGACCCGCACACCCTCGACTTTAAGC CCGGAAACTACTCGCCACCGATGGAGAACGATACGCACGTCTTCGATATCCGCGTCAAGTGCGACCGTAGACGCGACGCTGCTCCTGGCGAGACGGATCCCAAGAAACTCTACTATGACAGTAACGTTTACACAGGCATGATGAAGTGGGTGCCCAGTGGCGGACAGAGCAACCGGTACCGCGACGACCCCCCTCGACCTGTGCAGGAGGATATCTTGCTCGTCAAGCTGCGTCCGGGACAGATGGTCGACCTCCACTGCTTTGCGCGCAAGGGACGCGGAGCCGACCACGCCAAGTTCTCCCCTGTTG cgaCTGCGTCGTACCGTCTCCTTCCCCACATTATGCTGCGCGGCCCGATCCCCCGGGAACACCAGGACAAGTTCAAGAACTGCTTCCCCGAGGGCGTGGTCGAGATTGAGAAGGATGAGGCAGGAGAGTCGCAAGTCGTGATCAAGAACCCGCGTAAGGATACGGTGTCGCGCGAGGTGCTACGCCACCCGGAGTTTGAGGGTttggtcgagctcgcgcgcatcCGCGACCACTTCTTGT TCAACGTCGAGAGTGCAGGGCAGTACGCGCCTGAGCAGCTTGTGCCCGAGGCGATCAAGATCATGCTCGAGAAGATTAcggcggtcgaggaggggctGGACAAGCTCTTcagcgcggaggaggagacaTAG
- the RAD54 gene encoding uncharacterized protein (Rad54 N terminal) encodes MLKRLPPSKGDTPITSATSGGFGIIAKPFRPPTSLNARRTVLGTGRKRKAVNYSEMGGGTDDGEAVIDGSPPKKMRFEMGNKVYENGVLGDMARWCTRKFPVFEPKERTTVFAKSFAIPVMTNARTSEKIMHPLSHASLGARPHPNLAPRPLHDPMADHAIVLYDPTIDDKPAPKENEEVVVVKEDRGPHKSLKTILGIQDRKVKVEVKVPVVIDPRLSKVLRPHQIEGVKFLYRCTTGMLADSAWGCIMADEMGLGKTLQCIALLWTLLKQSPLAGKATCEKVIIACPTSLVGNWANELVKWLGPGAVNPLVVDGKGGKAELIPAVRRWVAAHGRNITLPVMIVSYETLRSLEEELANCEIGLLLADEGHRLKNAETLTFQALTSLKVKRRVILTGTPIQNDLSEYFALLNFANPEYLGSKLDFKRNFESKILRGRDADASDKEKQESDAKLKELSGLVNRFIIRRTNDLLSKYLPVKYEHVVFCRPSPLQTALYNHFVNSKEVQRLLRGKESQPLKAIGLLRKLCNHPQLLNLPDDLSGSENLLPDDYAVAQTGRERGLNCTYSGKFVVLERMLDHIRRYTDDKIVLISNATQTLDLMERMCRAKKYGHVRLDGSMSVKKRNTIVQRFNDPEGKEFVFLLSSKAGGCGINLIGANRLILFDPDWNPASDQQALARVWRDGQKKECFVYRFMTTGSIEEKIFQRQCQKQNLSACVVDEAEDTARHFTQDDLRELFKFTTETVCQTHETYKCKRCRGGKQFVKAPALLYGDASTWNHFQNADLGQMHDDLLRAELGLPEVSYVFQYISH; translated from the exons ATGCTCAAGCGCCTTCCCCCAAGTAAGGGAGATACGCCCATtacctcggcgacgtctGGCGGCTTCGGGATCATCGCCAAGCCCTTTCGCCCGCCCACGTCACTCAATGCGCGCCGCACGGTGTTGGGGACAGGGAGGAAACGCAAGGCTGTGAATTACAGTGAGATGGGTGGGGGgaccgacgacggcgaggcggtcaTCGATGGATCGCCGCCAAAGAAGATGCGGTTCGAAATGGGCAATAAGGTGTACGAGAacggcgtgctcggcgacatGGCAAGGTGGTGTACCCGCAAGTTTCCCGTGTTCGAGCCAAAGGAACGCACCACGGTGTTTGCCAAGAG cttcGCCATCCCCGTCATGACGAACGCCAGAACGTCGGAGAAGATCATGCATCCCCTCTCGCACGCGTCGCTTGGCGCGCGACCGCATCCCAACCTCGCCCCGCGGCCTCTGCACGATCCCATGGCTGACCACGCCATCGTGTTGTATGACCCCACGATTGACGACAAGCCTGCGCCTaaggagaacgaggaggtcgtTGTGGTTAAGGAAGACCGGGGGCCGCACAAAAGCCTCAAGACCATCCTCGGTATTCAGGACcgcaaggtcaaggtcgaggtcaaaGTTCCCGTCGTCATTGATCCACGCCTCAGCAAGGTCCTCCGTCCCCACCAGatcgagggcgtcaag TTCCTCTACCGCTGCACGACGGGCATGCTGGCCGACAGCGCGTGGGGCTGCATCATGGCCGACGAGATGGGCCTCG GCAAGACACTCCAGTGCATTGCGCTGCTGTGGACCCTCCTCAAGCAGTCTCCTCTGGCTGGCAAGGCGACGTGCGAGAAGGTCATCATCGCGTGCCCTACCTCGCTCGTCGGGAACTGGGCCAACGAACTCG TCAAGTGGCTCGGGCCTGGTGCCGTCAACCCACTGGTCGTCGACGGAaagggcggcaaggcggAGCTCATCCCCGCCGTCCGCCGCTGGGTGGCCGCCCATGGTCGCAACATCACGTTGCCGG TGATGATCGTCTCGTACGAGACCCTGCGCTctctggaggaggagttgGCAAACTGCGAGatcggccttcttctcgccgaCGAAGGACACCGTCTCAAGAATGCTG aaACCCTCACCTTCCAGGCGCTCACTTCACTCAAGGTCAAGCGACGCGTGATCCTCACTGGCACGCCCATCCAGAACGACCTCTCGGAGTACTTCGCACTGCTCAACTTTGCCAACCCAGAGTACCTCggctccaagctcgacttTAAACGCAACTTTGAGAGCAAGATCCTGCGTGGAcgtgacgccgacgcgtcggacaaggagaagcaaGAGAGTGatgccaagctcaaggagctcagcggcctcgtcaaccgCTTCATCATCCGCCGCACCAACGACCTGCTCTCCAAGTACC TCCCGGTCAAGTACGAGCACGTCGTCTTCTGCCGGCCGAGTCCCCTGCAGACCGCACTCTACAACCACTTCGTCAACTCGAAGGAAGTGCAGCGCTTGCTGCGTGGCAAGGAATCCCAGCCTCTAAAGGCCatcggcctcctccgcaagCTCTGCAACCACCCTCAGCTCCTCAATCTCCCCGACGACCTCTCGGGGAGCGAGAATCTTCTCCCTGACGACTACGCCGTCGCACAGACTGGTCGCGAGCGTGGCCTCAACTGCACCTACTCGGGCAAATTTGTTGTCCTGGAACG CATGCTCGACCATATCCGCAGATACACCGACGACAAGATTGTGCTGATCAGTAACGCGACGCAGACGCTTGACCTCATGGAGCGCATGTGTCGGGCGAAGAAATACGGTCacgtccgcctcgacggctCGATGAGCGTCAAGAAGCGCAACACCATCGTCCAGCGCTTCAACGACcccgagggcaaggagtttgtcttcctcctcagctCCAAGGCCGGCGGGTGTGGCATCAACCTCATCGGCGCGAACCgtctcatcctcttcgACCCA GACTGGAACCCGGCCAGCGACCAGCAGGCCCTGGCTCGAGTATGGCGCGACGGGCAGAAGAAGGAAT gctTCGTCTACCGCTTCATGACCACGGGCTcgatcgaggagaagatcTTCCAACGGCAATGCCAGAAGCAGAACCTATCCGCATgtgtcgtcgacgaggccgaggacaccGCTCGCCATTTTACACAGGACGACTTGCGAGAGCTGTTCAAGTTCACCACCGAGACAGTATGCCAGACGCACGAGACTTACAAGTGCAAGCGGTGCCGCGGTGGCAAGCAGTTCGTCAAGGCGCCAGCGCTGCTTTACGGCGACGCGAGCACGTGGAACCACTTCCAGAATGCCGACCTTGGGCAGATGCACGACGACTTGCTCCGTGCTGAGCTCGGGCTGCCTGAGGTGTCTTACGTGTTCCAATACATCTCGCACTGA
- a CDS encoding uncharacterized protein (RNA uridylyltransferase activity): protein MPNELLVQVVPKVATIDSCKQSLAERIKAAKRAATAEEVTDDDSDSETAQTSKGVHYTLRPRPETPVLEAPVPLPLGPKDAGTYLLRYLTGLLNSKATVDNPAGERYIVDVFGSVAWGGGTGKSGDVDLVIIDKDYPLGYEPHLWRTSPLQRVTANSSRDRRTKNKNVSKIYNVHVLKQYLDDVSGFDSTKAVPAYTPIVKFDAPGLGLQFDICTNDLGGWYNSCLILAYCELSPFVLRPMIHVLKLWLESHNLNDPSGVKGLRTMSSYCITLMAIAYLQHIAVLPNLQSAVEVPASADPGNTGLENTVWVSWGKRQGDIAHIWFERHPPAGWVSAKPRVTASEAVRGFFQFFSRSASESFDPNTQLISLLNGGIISRRYPQAPGREHWVKLGRRFPGNDHVGKCDSYQCTDWDDQLLIVQDPFLWQKNCAKTLFIDKQEGRFFKHIATTHRFLKANPMATLPQLLSI, encoded by the exons ATGCCCAATGAGCTACTAGTTCAGGTCGTACCCAAGGTGGCCACCATAGACAGCTGCAAGCAGTCACTTGCAGAACGCATAAAAGCAGCCAAGCGTGCGGCCACTGCCGAGGAAGTCACCGACGACGATTCGGACAGCGAAACTGCCCAAACTTCGAAAGGCGTCCACTATACACTACGGCCGCGGCCGGAAACTCCTGTCCTGGAGGCGCCAGT GCCTCTTCCTTTGGGCCCCAAGGACGCTGGAACAT ACCTCTTAAGGTACCTCACCGGCTTACTCAACAGCAAGGCGACCGTGGACAATCCGGCTGGAGAGCGATATATCGTCGACGTGTTTGGGAGCGTCGCCTGGGGTGGAGGCACCGGGAAGAGCGGTGACGTCGACTTGGTGATCATT GACAAGGACTATCCTCTTGGTT ATGAGCCTCACCTGTGGAGAACTTCCCCACTCCAACGGGTTACTGCCAACAGCTCCCGAGACCGAAGGACCAAAAACAAAAATGTGTCCAAGATTTACAACGTTCATGTACTGAAGCAATACCTGGATGACGTCTCCGGCTTCGATAGCACGAAAGCCGTTCCAGCCTACACACCAATTGTCAAGTTCGATGCTCCAGGCCTTGGGCTCCAGTTCGACATCTGCACAAACGACCTCGGAGGTTG GTACAACTCATGTCTCATTCTGGCATATTGCGAGCTTTCACCGTTCGTTCTTCGCCCCATGATTCACGTCCTCAAACTGTGGCTGGAGTCGCACAACCTCAACGACCCATCTGGTGTCAAGGGGCTCCGGACCATGTCCTCGTATTGCATCACTCTGATGGCAATTGCATATCTTCAACACATTGCGGTACTTCCCAATCTCCAGTCCGCTGTCGAGGTGCCTGCCTCCGCAGACCCCGGAAACACAGGCTTGGAGAACACGGTCTGGGTGTCATGGGGAAAGAGGCAAGGCGACATTGCGCACATCTGGTTCGAGCGCCATCCTCCAGCTGGCTGGGTATCCGCTAAGCCCAGAGTTACAGCTTCCGAGGCAGTACGGGGCTTCTTCCAGTTCTTCTCCAGGTCGGCCTCAGAGTCTTTCGACCCCAACACCCAGCTCATCTCACTCCTCAACGGTGGCATCATCTCACGGAGGTACCCTCAAGCCCCAG ggagggagcACTGGGTCAAGTTGGGACGTCGGTTTCCCGGAAACGACCACGTCGGAAAGTGCGACAGCTACCAGTGCACCGATTGGGACGACCAGCTTCTGATCGTGCAGGACCCGTTCCTGTGGCAAAAG AACTGTGCCAAGACCCTGTTCATCGACAAGCAGGAGGGTCGATTTTTCAAG CATATCGCTACCACCCACAGGTTCCTCAAGGCCAATCCCATGGCGACGCTCCCACAGCTTCTGAGTATATAA